The following coding sequences lie in one Myxococcales bacterium genomic window:
- the hemG gene encoding protoporphyrinogen oxidase — MTTRPRSIVVVGGGLSGLVAAYCIQRHAPEISVKVLEASRAPGGLIRTECRDGYVIERAADSILREPDDALRLSTELGLKAEMINTNTSFRGAYVLREGQLHRIPAEFRLLGPAQWWPFVVSPLLSLRGKLRACLEPWVPVRSDVSDESLEHFVVRRYGRELFEYLAQPLVSGIYSVDPAKLSMHATLKRYCELEAKYGSVSRGLRKGKARSSSNDAGVRYGLFFSYRLGLQTLIDALVDRLGSALSVNTEVTHLEPHLRGFRIQVKEGPSHLADAVLLALPAGGAASLLKPWAPKVAAGFAEIKYSDAVVVTLAFELRQIKHPLDAFGIVVPRVEQRPISAVTFSSVKYGERAPDGKVLLRVYFNDFDAHDAGTRTDAEFVDEAQAELRPLLGVEGSPVFVQVSRIKEAIPGYTLGHTERIARLREALGAYANLGVAGNYLTGVGIPHVIKNAEIEARRLIAPA, encoded by the coding sequence ATGACTACACGGCCAAGAAGTATTGTGGTCGTAGGCGGCGGACTGAGCGGGTTGGTCGCGGCGTATTGTATTCAACGCCATGCTCCAGAAATAAGCGTGAAGGTATTAGAGGCGAGCCGGGCTCCCGGCGGACTCATTCGCACAGAGTGTAGGGACGGCTATGTCATTGAGCGTGCGGCGGACTCCATTCTGCGGGAACCAGACGACGCGTTGCGCCTTTCGACCGAACTCGGTTTGAAGGCGGAAATGATCAATACCAATACCAGTTTTCGAGGCGCGTATGTTCTCAGGGAAGGCCAGCTTCATAGAATCCCAGCGGAGTTTAGGTTGCTGGGGCCGGCACAGTGGTGGCCCTTCGTCGTCAGTCCCTTGCTCTCGCTGAGAGGCAAACTCCGCGCCTGCTTAGAGCCCTGGGTGCCGGTCAGATCTGATGTATCCGACGAGAGCCTGGAGCACTTTGTGGTGCGGCGGTATGGAAGGGAGCTTTTTGAGTACCTCGCGCAACCATTGGTGAGCGGCATTTACAGCGTTGACCCGGCCAAGCTCAGCATGCACGCAACGCTTAAGCGCTATTGTGAACTTGAGGCCAAGTACGGCAGCGTGTCGAGGGGACTCCGCAAGGGCAAAGCGCGCTCCTCCTCGAATGACGCAGGTGTGCGTTACGGATTGTTTTTTAGTTACAGGCTCGGTTTGCAGACGCTCATCGACGCGCTCGTCGACCGGCTGGGTTCAGCGCTAAGCGTCAATACAGAGGTGACACACTTAGAGCCGCATCTGCGTGGGTTTCGGATACAAGTGAAAGAGGGGCCGAGTCATCTGGCAGATGCTGTTCTTTTGGCGCTACCTGCGGGGGGCGCCGCATCCTTGCTCAAGCCGTGGGCACCGAAGGTGGCGGCTGGCTTTGCTGAGATAAAATACAGCGATGCGGTTGTGGTGACCTTGGCATTTGAGCTGCGCCAGATCAAACATCCGCTTGATGCATTTGGAATCGTAGTGCCTCGTGTAGAGCAACGCCCCATTTCCGCGGTCACTTTTTCCAGCGTCAAGTATGGGGAGCGTGCACCTGATGGTAAAGTGCTGCTGCGAGTTTACTTTAATGACTTCGATGCGCACGACGCCGGGACGCGCACGGACGCAGAATTTGTCGATGAGGCTCAAGCGGAACTCAGACCTCTGCTTGGTGTAGAAGGCTCTCCCGTCTTTGTCCAAGTCAGCCGCATCAAGGAGGCCATTCCCGGCTATACGCTCGGGCACACGGAACGCATAGCTCGCCTGAGAGAGGCCCTCGGGGCATATGCAAACCTGGGCGTAGCCGGCAACTACCTCACGGGCGTGGGCATTCCGCATGTCATCAAGA